A DNA window from Hevea brasiliensis isolate MT/VB/25A 57/8 chromosome 2, ASM3005281v1, whole genome shotgun sequence contains the following coding sequences:
- the LOC110665539 gene encoding cytochrome c oxidase subunit 5C isoform X1 — protein MAAGRIAHATLKGPSVVKEICMGIALGLAAGGLWKMHHWNEQRKARAFYDLLEKGEISDVKYPDL, from the exons ATGGCTGCTGGTAGAATTGCTCATGCCACCTTGAAAGGGCCAAGTGTTGTCAAGGAGATCTGTATGGGTATTGCACTTGGCTTGGCTGCTGGTGGTCTTTGGAAGATGCATCACTGGAATGAGCAGAGGAAGGCGAGAGCGTTCTATGACTTGCTAGAAAAAGGCGAAATAAGTG ATGTTAAGTATCCCGATCTTTGA
- the LOC110665539 gene encoding cytochrome c oxidase subunit 5C isoform X2 — translation MAAGRIAHATLKGPSVVKEICMGIALGLAAGGLWKMHHWNEQRKARAFYDLLEKGEISVVAEE, via the coding sequence ATGGCTGCTGGTAGAATTGCTCATGCCACCTTGAAAGGGCCAAGTGTTGTCAAGGAGATCTGTATGGGTATTGCACTTGGCTTGGCTGCTGGTGGTCTTTGGAAGATGCATCACTGGAATGAGCAGAGGAAGGCGAGAGCGTTCTATGACTTGCTAGAAAAAGGCGAAATAAGTGTTGTTGCAGAAGAATAG